From Rahnella aceris, a single genomic window includes:
- a CDS encoding pyridoxamine 5'-phosphate oxidase family protein: protein MNNPFHADEILAQDMAGFDVSVHGIRDAMPEQHRLFFATLPYLFISTLDENGWPVATLLTGPAGFISTPDDIHLRINAPRRADDPALAALQPGKQIGGLGIDFSNRRRNRVNGRIGRMDKNRIEIVVDQSFGNCPQYIQIRKLADVPVSLPLAAREDMTEPDADARALIARADTFFIASHAHGGADVSHRGGQPGFAHLVGNRLWVPDFRGNRYMNTLGNLLAEPRAALLFIDFENGDLLHLQGHTQIHWQPEDIPGPAGAERYWSLDITRVWRFRGALPWRAEVADFSPATLSSGNWPDNQRPIS from the coding sequence ATGAACAATCCTTTCCATGCAGACGAAATCCTGGCACAGGACATGGCAGGGTTTGATGTTTCCGTACACGGCATCCGCGATGCGATGCCGGAACAGCACCGGCTTTTTTTCGCCACGCTGCCTTATCTGTTTATCTCAACACTGGACGAAAACGGCTGGCCGGTGGCAACTCTGCTGACCGGCCCCGCCGGGTTTATCAGTACGCCGGATGACATCCATTTGCGGATAAATGCGCCGCGACGGGCGGACGACCCGGCCCTGGCTGCTTTACAGCCGGGGAAACAGATTGGCGGGCTGGGGATCGATTTTTCCAACCGGCGGCGTAACCGCGTGAACGGCAGGATCGGGCGCATGGATAAAAACCGCATTGAGATCGTCGTCGATCAAAGTTTTGGTAATTGTCCGCAGTATATCCAGATACGCAAACTGGCCGATGTGCCCGTCAGTTTGCCGCTGGCTGCGCGGGAGGATATGACCGAACCGGATGCTGACGCCCGCGCACTGATTGCCCGCGCCGATACGTTTTTTATCGCCAGCCACGCGCACGGCGGTGCCGATGTGTCGCATCGCGGCGGCCAGCCGGGATTTGCGCATCTGGTGGGAAACCGCTTGTGGGTGCCTGATTTTCGCGGCAACCGTTATATGAATACGCTGGGGAATTTGCTGGCAGAACCGCGTGCAGCGCTGCTGTTTATCGATTTCGAAAACGGTGACCTGCTGCATCTTCAGGGACACACGCAAATCCACTGGCAGCCGGAGGATATTCCCGGGCCAGCAGGCGCAGAACGTTACTGGAGTCTGGACATCACCCGCGTGTGGCGCTTTCGCGGCGCACTGCCGTGGCGGGCAGAGGTGGCGGACTTCTCTCCTGCAACCCTCAGCAGTGGCAACTGGCCGGATAATCAGCGGCCAATTTCCTGA
- a CDS encoding MmcQ/YjbR family DNA-binding protein encodes MTSSELLTYCMGKPGAEQSVENQRGANQVKVGDAMFAMVCEIDGREAISLKTSPELAEQLRAAHPDIVPGDHLNKAHWNTVFLDGSLPDSQFYYLIDDSYQLVVSGLPEAVRQEIGR; translated from the coding sequence ATGACCAGTTCGGAATTGCTGACCTATTGCATGGGAAAACCCGGTGCGGAGCAAAGTGTTGAAAATCAGCGCGGCGCAAATCAGGTAAAAGTGGGCGACGCGATGTTTGCCATGGTGTGTGAAATTGATGGCCGCGAGGCTATTTCGCTGAAAACCAGCCCTGAACTGGCAGAGCAATTACGGGCAGCACATCCGGATATTGTGCCGGGAGATCATCTCAACAAAGCGCACTGGAATACCGTGTTCCTCGACGGCTCGCTGCCCGATTCACAGTTTTATTATCTGATTGATGATTCCTACCAGTTGGTGGTATCCGGTCTGCCGGAGGCGGTGCGTCAGGAAATTGGCCGCTGA
- a CDS encoding MFS transporter → MKDCHHPDPLTLREKCAYGMGDFGSNLMLCIGTLYLLKFYTDELGMPAFYGGIIFLVAKFFTAFTDMLTGVLLDSRRHIGARGKFRPFILYASVPVGLIATAQFMANDFGLPVKTALATVLFMLFGLFYSLMNCSYGAMVPAITKNPHERAQLAAWRQGGATLGLLLCTVGFMPVQALFGNSPSVGYFSAALIFATCGILCMGWCYRGVRERYVELTPAGHKSGILRSFRAIFRNPPLLVLCLANLCTLAAFNIKLAIQVYYTQYVLNDIHLLSWMGFFSMGCILVGVFLVPGCVKRFGKKQVYLGGLLLWATGDMLNFLWGNSSLSFVLFSCMAFFGTAFVNSLNWALVPDTVDYGEWKTGIRAEGSVYTGYTFSRKISAALAGFLPGIMLTQIGYIPNAVQGSATLLGLRQLIFIWPCALAISAAIIMGVFYKLNEERFARIIEEIGARKKGEIPDPVTGKEKTSVLSL, encoded by the coding sequence ATGAAGGATTGTCATCACCCTGATCCGCTGACGTTGCGTGAGAAGTGCGCCTATGGAATGGGCGATTTTGGCTCGAACCTGATGTTATGTATCGGGACGCTGTATCTCCTGAAGTTTTATACCGATGAACTGGGCATGCCGGCGTTTTATGGCGGCATCATCTTCCTGGTGGCGAAGTTTTTCACCGCTTTCACCGATATGCTGACCGGCGTGTTACTTGATTCCCGCCGTCATATTGGTGCGCGGGGTAAGTTCAGACCGTTCATTTTGTATGCCTCCGTCCCGGTAGGGCTGATCGCGACGGCGCAGTTTATGGCGAATGATTTCGGCCTGCCGGTGAAAACGGCGCTCGCCACCGTACTGTTTATGTTGTTCGGCTTGTTCTACAGCCTGATGAATTGTTCATACGGCGCGATGGTGCCCGCTATCACCAAAAATCCCCATGAACGGGCGCAGCTTGCCGCCTGGCGCCAGGGCGGTGCCACGCTCGGATTATTGTTGTGTACCGTCGGGTTTATGCCGGTACAGGCGTTGTTCGGTAATTCCCCTTCGGTGGGGTATTTCTCCGCTGCCCTGATTTTCGCCACCTGCGGCATTCTGTGTATGGGCTGGTGCTATCGCGGCGTCAGGGAACGTTACGTTGAACTCACGCCTGCGGGACATAAATCCGGCATCCTGCGGTCGTTTCGCGCCATATTTCGTAATCCGCCGTTGCTGGTACTGTGCCTCGCCAATCTGTGTACGCTGGCGGCGTTTAACATCAAACTGGCGATCCAGGTGTATTACACGCAGTACGTGCTTAATGATATTCATCTGTTGTCGTGGATGGGGTTTTTCAGCATGGGCTGCATTCTGGTCGGTGTCTTTCTGGTGCCGGGTTGCGTGAAACGCTTTGGCAAAAAACAGGTGTACCTGGGGGGATTACTGTTGTGGGCAACCGGCGATATGCTTAATTTCCTGTGGGGAAACAGCTCGTTAAGCTTTGTGCTGTTTTCCTGCATGGCATTTTTTGGCACCGCATTTGTCAACAGCCTGAACTGGGCGCTGGTGCCAGATACCGTGGATTACGGCGAATGGAAAACCGGTATTCGTGCCGAAGGCTCGGTGTATACCGGTTATACCTTTTCACGAAAAATATCTGCCGCGCTTGCCGGATTCCTGCCGGGAATTATGCTGACTCAAATCGGTTATATCCCGAATGCGGTGCAGGGCAGCGCGACCTTACTCGGTTTGCGTCAGCTGATCTTTATCTGGCCCTGTGCACTGGCTATCAGTGCGGCGATCATTATGGGCGTATTTTACAAACTCAATGAGGAACGCTTTGCCAGAATCATTGAGGAAATCGGCGCGCGCAAAAAAGGGGAGATTCCAGATCCTGTCACCGGCAAAGAAAAGACGTCTGTGTTAAGCCTGTAA
- a CDS encoding MFS transporter, translating into MSQTTSENPATLRLPFREKLAYGMGDLGSNILLDIGTLYLLKFYTDVLGLPGTYGGIIFLIAKFFTAFTDMGTGIMLDSRRKIGPKGKFRPFVLYAAFPVTLLAVANFVGTPFEITGKTVVATLLFMLYGLFFSMMNCSYGAMVPAITKNPDERASLAAWRQGGATLGLLLCTVGFVPVMNLLEGSSQRSYIFAATLFSLVGLLFMWLCYAGVKERYVEAQPASDTQKPGLLPSFRAIAGNRPLFILCIANLCTLGAFNVKLAIQVYYTQYVLNDPILLSYMGFFSMGCIFIGVFLMPAAVRRFGKKKVYIGGLALWIVGDILNYFYGSGSVSFVAFSCLAFFGSAFVNSLNWALVSDTVEYGEWRTGVRSEGTVYTGFTFFRKVSQALAGFFPGLMLTQIGYVPNVVQSAHTQEGLRQLIFIYPCALAAITIVAMGCFYNLNEKMYVRIVAEIEQRKQTA; encoded by the coding sequence ATGAGTCAGACAACATCGGAAAACCCCGCGACCCTGCGCCTGCCTTTCAGGGAGAAACTGGCCTACGGCATGGGGGATTTAGGCTCCAATATCCTGCTCGATATTGGCACGCTGTACCTGCTGAAATTTTACACTGACGTGCTCGGCCTGCCGGGGACTTACGGCGGCATTATCTTTTTGATCGCCAAATTCTTTACCGCATTTACCGATATGGGCACCGGCATCATGCTGGATTCGCGCCGTAAGATCGGGCCAAAGGGCAAATTCCGCCCCTTCGTATTGTACGCCGCGTTTCCGGTGACGTTGCTGGCCGTCGCCAATTTCGTCGGCACACCGTTTGAAATCACCGGTAAAACCGTCGTGGCAACACTGTTGTTTATGTTGTACGGGCTGTTTTTCAGCATGATGAATTGCTCGTATGGCGCGATGGTGCCTGCTATCACCAAAAACCCGGACGAGCGGGCGTCACTCGCGGCATGGCGGCAGGGTGGTGCCACGCTGGGACTGCTGTTGTGCACTGTCGGTTTTGTGCCGGTGATGAATCTGCTCGAAGGCAGTTCGCAGCGCAGTTATATCTTTGCGGCGACGCTGTTCTCGCTGGTCGGGTTACTGTTTATGTGGCTGTGTTATGCCGGCGTGAAAGAGCGTTATGTCGAGGCGCAGCCCGCCAGTGATACGCAAAAACCGGGGCTGTTGCCGTCATTCCGGGCGATTGCCGGTAACCGTCCGCTGTTCATTCTGTGCATCGCCAATCTCTGCACGCTGGGGGCGTTTAACGTCAAACTGGCGATTCAGGTGTATTACACGCAGTACGTGCTGAATGACCCGATCCTGCTCTCTTATATGGGTTTTTTCAGCATGGGATGCATTTTCATTGGCGTGTTCCTGATGCCTGCCGCCGTCCGGCGATTCGGTAAGAAAAAAGTGTATATCGGCGGTCTGGCGCTGTGGATTGTCGGCGACATCCTTAACTACTTCTATGGCAGCGGCTCGGTCAGCTTTGTCGCGTTCTCCTGTCTGGCGTTCTTCGGATCGGCGTTCGTCAATAGCCTGAACTGGGCGCTGGTGTCCGACACGGTGGAATACGGCGAGTGGCGCACCGGCGTGCGTTCGGAAGGCACGGTCTACACCGGTTTCACCTTCTTTCGCAAAGTTTCACAGGCACTGGCGGGGTTCTTCCCCGGCCTGATGCTGACGCAAATCGGCTATGTGCCTAACGTGGTGCAGTCGGCGCACACGCAGGAAGGGCTGCGTCAGTTGATCTTCATTTATCCCTGTGCGCTGGCGGCAATCACCATCGTGGCGATGGGCTGTTTCTATAACCTCAACGAGAAAATGTACGTGCGCATCGTTGCGGAAATTGAGCAGCGTAAGCAGACGGCATAA
- a CDS encoding alpha-glucosidase encodes MSTLQNKNTQIEFIAGNNEFSLIYQQRLILRHTAQAPCLWIGGGEADIDMFRGNFSIKDRLNEKVALTDVKITAQPAGWHLHFSRGDTLSATLVITTDDNGRLQLNLQNDNRAHNRIWLRLAAQPQDHIYGCGEQFSYFDLRGKPFPLWTSEQGVGRNKQTYVTWQADCKENAGGDYYWTFFPQPTFVSTQKVYCHVENSGYMNFDFSAPDYHELAFWEDSATLRFECADDYISLLEKLTALLGRQPELPDWVYDGVTLGIQGGTEVCQQKLDVMREGGVKVNGIWAQDWSGIRMTSFGKRVMWNWKWNSELYPQLDQRIPQWKEEGVQFLSYINPYVASDRDLCAEASKKGYLTKDATGGDYHVEFGEFYAGVVDLTNPAAYDWFKNVIKKNLIELGCGGWMADFGEYLPTDTFLHNGISAEIMHNAWPALWAKCNYEALQETGKLGEVLFFMRAGYTGSQKYSTMMWAGDQNVDWSPDDGLASVIPAALSLAMSGHGLHHSDIGGYTTLFEMKRSKELLLRWCDFSAFTPMMRTHEGNRPGDNWQFDGDAETIAHFARMTGVFTHLKPYIRQAVQQNSQRGLPVMRPLFLHYEDDARTYTLKYQYLFGRDLLVAPVHEEGRSDWSLYLPQDTWINAWTGETHHGGDITVAAPLGQPPVFYRADSEWAALFGALRHL; translated from the coding sequence ATGAGTACCCTACAAAATAAAAATACTCAGATTGAATTTATCGCCGGTAATAATGAATTTTCGCTGATTTATCAGCAGCGTCTGATTTTACGTCATACCGCGCAAGCGCCTTGTTTGTGGATTGGCGGCGGCGAAGCGGATATCGATATGTTTCGCGGTAATTTCAGTATTAAAGATCGTCTGAATGAAAAGGTCGCCCTGACAGACGTTAAGATCACTGCGCAACCCGCGGGATGGCACTTACATTTCAGCCGTGGCGATACGCTCAGCGCCACGCTGGTTATCACCACCGATGATAACGGGCGTTTACAGCTCAACCTGCAAAATGATAACCGCGCACATAACCGCATCTGGCTTCGGCTGGCGGCGCAACCGCAAGATCATATTTACGGCTGCGGTGAACAATTCTCTTACTTTGATTTGCGCGGCAAACCTTTCCCGCTGTGGACCAGCGAGCAGGGCGTCGGGCGCAACAAACAAACCTATGTGACCTGGCAGGCCGACTGCAAAGAGAACGCAGGCGGCGACTATTACTGGACGTTCTTCCCCCAGCCGACCTTTGTCAGCACGCAGAAGGTTTACTGCCATGTTGAAAACAGCGGTTATATGAATTTCGATTTCAGCGCGCCGGACTACCACGAACTGGCCTTCTGGGAAGATAGCGCCACGCTGCGTTTTGAATGTGCCGACGACTATATCAGCCTGCTGGAAAAACTCACTGCGCTGTTGGGCCGCCAGCCGGAATTACCGGACTGGGTATACGACGGCGTGACGCTGGGTATTCAGGGCGGCACGGAAGTCTGCCAGCAGAAACTCGACGTGATGCGCGAAGGCGGCGTGAAGGTCAACGGCATCTGGGCGCAGGACTGGTCCGGTATCCGCATGACCTCATTCGGCAAGCGCGTGATGTGGAACTGGAAGTGGAACAGTGAGCTGTATCCGCAACTCGACCAGCGTATTCCTCAGTGGAAAGAAGAGGGTGTGCAGTTCCTTTCTTACATCAATCCGTATGTCGCCAGCGATCGGGATTTGTGTGCCGAAGCCTCAAAAAAAGGCTATCTGACCAAAGATGCCACGGGGGGCGATTATCACGTCGAGTTCGGCGAGTTTTACGCAGGCGTGGTCGATCTGACCAATCCTGCTGCCTATGACTGGTTCAAAAACGTCATCAAAAAGAACCTGATTGAACTGGGATGTGGCGGCTGGATGGCGGATTTCGGTGAATATCTGCCAACCGATACCTTCCTGCACAACGGCATCAGTGCGGAAATCATGCATAACGCCTGGCCCGCACTGTGGGCGAAATGTAACTACGAAGCCTTGCAGGAAACCGGCAAGCTCGGCGAGGTGCTGTTCTTTATGCGCGCCGGTTACACCGGCAGCCAGAAATATTCGACGATGATGTGGGCGGGTGATCAGAACGTTGACTGGAGCCCGGACGACGGGCTGGCCTCGGTGATCCCGGCGGCCTTGTCGCTGGCAATGAGCGGCCACGGTCTGCATCACAGCGATATTGGCGGTTACACCACGCTGTTCGAGATGAAACGCAGCAAAGAACTGCTGCTGCGCTGGTGCGATTTCAGCGCCTTCACCCCGATGATGCGCACTCACGAAGGCAACCGTCCGGGCGATAACTGGCAGTTTGACGGCGACGCGGAAACCATCGCGCATTTCGCCCGCATGACCGGCGTGTTCACTCATCTCAAACCGTATATCCGGCAGGCCGTGCAACAAAACAGTCAGCGCGGTTTACCGGTGATGCGTCCGTTGTTCCTGCATTACGAAGACGATGCCCGCACCTATACCCTGAAATATCAGTACCTGTTTGGCCGCGATCTGCTGGTGGCACCGGTGCATGAAGAAGGGCGCAGCGACTGGTCGCTGTATCTGCCGCAGGATACGTGGATCAACGCCTGGACCGGGGAAACGCATCACGGCGGCGATATTACGGTGGCCGCGCCGTTAGGACAGCCGCCGGTCTTTTATCGTGCAGACAGCGAGTGGGCAGCGCTGTTCGGTGCATTACGTCACCTCTGA
- the yihS gene encoding sulfoquinovose isomerase: protein MKWFNTLSHHRWLEQETDRIFDFGKNAAVATGFGWLGNNGQVRAEMGTHLWITARMLHVYSVAAGMGRPGAYALVDHGIRALNGALADKQYGGWYACVNDEGVVDASKQGYQHFFVLLGAASAVTTGHPEAGALLDQAIGVIEKYFWSEDEQMCLESWDEAFSETEAYRGGNANMHAVEAFLIVYDITHERKWLDRALRIASVIIHDVARPGEYRVNEHFDTHWNPIRDYNKDNPAHRFRAYGGTPGHWIEWGRLMLHLHAALEARFETPPAWLLEDAKGLFHATLRDAWAPDGADGFVYSVDWDGKPIVRERVRWPVVEAMGTAYALHCVTGEAQYETWYQTWWDYCVKYLMDYENGSWWQELDTDNNVTTKVWDGKQDIYHLLHCLVIPRLPLAPGLAPAVAAGLLDVNAK, encoded by the coding sequence ATGAAATGGTTTAACACGTTGAGCCACCACCGCTGGCTTGAGCAGGAAACCGACCGGATCTTCGATTTTGGCAAAAATGCCGCTGTGGCCACCGGCTTTGGCTGGCTGGGCAATAACGGCCAGGTCCGGGCAGAGATGGGCACCCATTTGTGGATCACTGCCCGCATGCTGCACGTCTATTCCGTTGCCGCAGGCATGGGCCGTCCCGGTGCGTATGCGCTGGTGGATCACGGCATCCGTGCCCTCAACGGCGCGCTGGCGGATAAACAATACGGCGGCTGGTACGCCTGCGTAAATGATGAAGGCGTGGTGGATGCCTCGAAACAAGGTTATCAGCATTTCTTTGTTTTGCTGGGCGCCGCCAGCGCGGTCACCACCGGCCATCCTGAGGCCGGAGCGTTACTCGATCAGGCCATCGGCGTGATCGAAAAGTATTTCTGGAGTGAAGACGAACAGATGTGTCTCGAGTCGTGGGATGAAGCCTTCAGCGAAACCGAAGCCTATCGCGGCGGCAATGCGAATATGCACGCCGTCGAAGCTTTCCTGATTGTTTATGACATCACGCACGAACGCAAATGGCTGGATCGCGCATTGAGGATTGCCTCGGTCATTATTCATGACGTCGCCCGGCCCGGCGAGTATCGCGTTAATGAACATTTCGATACGCACTGGAACCCGATCCGCGATTACAACAAAGATAATCCGGCGCACCGTTTCCGCGCTTACGGCGGCACGCCGGGGCATTGGATCGAATGGGGACGGCTGATGCTGCATCTGCATGCCGCGCTGGAAGCCCGTTTTGAAACGCCACCAGCCTGGTTGCTGGAGGATGCCAAAGGGCTGTTCCACGCCACCCTCCGCGATGCCTGGGCACCGGATGGCGCAGACGGTTTTGTTTATTCCGTTGACTGGGACGGGAAACCCATCGTGCGTGAACGCGTGCGCTGGCCGGTTGTTGAGGCAATGGGCACCGCGTATGCACTGCACTGCGTGACCGGCGAGGCGCAATACGAAACCTGGTATCAGACCTGGTGGGATTACTGCGTGAAATACCTGATGGACTACGAAAATGGTTCGTGGTGGCAGGAGCTGGACACTGACAACAACGTCACCACCAAAGTCTGGGACGGCAAACAGGATATTTATCATCTGTTGCACTGCCTGGTGATCCCGCGTCTGCCGCTGGCACCTGGGCTGGCGCCTGCCGTGGCTGCGGGTCTGCTGGACGTTAATGCAAAATAA